A stretch of Aerococcaceae bacterium zg-252 DNA encodes these proteins:
- a CDS encoding peptide ABC transporter substrate-binding protein, translating into MRKFFKKAAMIGAALLSLSTVSPFFTVSVGAQAEQVLNLVTTSEPPTVDPALASDSSSGAIIKNVFEGLTTIKENKAVPGVAESWEMSEDSLVYTFKLRESKWSNGEPVTAGDFEYAWKRVLNPETASEYASLLYIIEGAQAYNTGEGKEEEVAIKAIDDQTLEVKLTAPVAYFPELIAHYTFMPVHKATVESDENWAMEAGDSYVVNGPFVLSEWNHSSDYVLTKNPNYWDAENVSLETVNVQMVESEATANAMFQNGDIDYLGSPYQTVSLDAIDSYKADGRLNVADFAAIYWYKINTTDEVLGNANVRKALALAIDRNGLVTNITKGEQQPALGYVPATIAGFEEDRGYFADADFEKAKEYLAKGLEELGMKDPSELTVNISINTSEAHSAIAQYIQEGWAKNLGINVNIDNSEWQVYLDKLNVLDYQIGRLGWIADYNDASSFLSMYDTAENGNNDTGWSNEAFTKLLKDAELETDAAKRTELLKQAEAVMIDEMPVIPIYYYTNLSVKKDNVKNMGADGLGNVPLKSVVVE; encoded by the coding sequence ATGAGAAAATTTTTCAAAAAAGCGGCAATGATAGGAGCGGCTCTGTTATCATTATCAACTGTTAGTCCATTCTTTACGGTATCAGTGGGAGCACAAGCTGAACAAGTTTTAAACTTAGTGACAACGTCTGAACCACCGACTGTCGACCCAGCTTTGGCATCTGATAGTTCATCAGGTGCAATCATTAAAAATGTTTTTGAAGGTCTAACAACAATTAAAGAAAATAAAGCTGTTCCAGGTGTTGCTGAATCATGGGAAATGAGTGAAGACAGCTTAGTCTATACATTCAAATTACGTGAATCTAAATGGTCAAATGGCGAACCGGTTACAGCAGGAGATTTCGAATATGCTTGGAAACGTGTGCTAAACCCAGAAACAGCATCTGAATATGCGAGTCTTTTATACATCATCGAAGGAGCACAAGCCTATAATACTGGTGAGGGGAAAGAGGAAGAAGTAGCTATTAAAGCTATTGATGACCAAACATTAGAAGTAAAATTAACAGCACCTGTTGCTTATTTCCCGGAATTAATTGCACACTATACATTCATGCCAGTGCATAAAGCAACAGTTGAAAGTGATGAAAATTGGGCAATGGAAGCAGGCGACAGCTATGTTGTTAACGGACCATTTGTATTGTCTGAATGGAATCACTCAAGTGACTATGTGTTAACAAAAAATCCAAATTACTGGGATGCTGAAAATGTATCGTTGGAAACAGTCAATGTTCAAATGGTGGAATCTGAGGCAACAGCTAATGCGATGTTCCAAAATGGCGATATTGATTACTTAGGTTCACCATATCAAACAGTATCTTTAGATGCGATTGATTCATATAAAGCTGACGGCCGTTTAAATGTAGCAGATTTTGCAGCGATTTACTGGTACAAAATCAATACAACTGATGAAGTGTTAGGCAATGCCAATGTTCGTAAAGCATTAGCGTTAGCAATTGACCGTAATGGGTTAGTAACGAACATTACAAAAGGTGAGCAACAACCAGCTTTAGGTTATGTGCCAGCAACAATCGCAGGATTTGAAGAAGACAGAGGTTACTTTGCTGACGCTGACTTCGAAAAAGCGAAAGAATACTTAGCTAAAGGGTTAGAAGAATTAGGCATGAAAGACCCAAGTGAGTTAACGGTTAATATTTCAATTAATACGTCTGAAGCACACTCAGCGATTGCACAATACATTCAAGAGGGTTGGGCTAAAAACTTAGGTATCAACGTGAATATTGATAACTCAGAATGGCAAGTATACTTAGATAAATTAAATGTATTAGATTACCAAATTGGACGTCTAGGTTGGATTGCTGATTACAATGATGCGTCTTCATTCTTGAGTATGTATGATACAGCTGAGAATGGTAACAATGATACTGGTTGGAGCAATGAAGCATTTACAAAATTACTTAAAGATGCAGAGTTAGAAACTGATGCAGCTAAACGTACTGAATTGCTAAAACAAGCAGAGGCAGTGATGATTGACGAAATGCCAGTTATTCCAATTTACTACTACACAAACTTATCAGTTAAAAAAGATAATGTTAAAAACATGGGAGCTGACGGTTTAGGAAATGTACCATTAAAATCAGTTGTTGTCGAATAA
- a CDS encoding ABC transporter permease yields MKKYILKRLLYIAIALFFIITLTFVLMRIAPGNPFASERAMPPAIEKQLNETYGLDNPWYVQYKDYLLNILKFDFGESMKYKGRSTNDMIFKSFPISLALGAQSLFLAVGMGVLLGVISAMYHNKLGDYLSTIIAVLGISVPSFILAGLMQYFLGLKLNWFPISGWKGFAYTIMPSFAIALGYMGNVAKMMRSSMLEQNTSEYVKLARAKGLSKWTIVFKHSLRNALLPVVTYLGPLTAGVITGSFVVENIFAIPGLGKHFVTSINNRDYTMIMGTTVFYAILLLFAVLIVDIIYVLVDPRIKLEGDE; encoded by the coding sequence ATGAAAAAGTACATCTTAAAACGATTACTGTATATTGCGATTGCCTTATTTTTTATTATTACGCTAACATTTGTCTTAATGCGAATTGCACCGGGAAATCCATTTGCAAGTGAGCGTGCGATGCCACCAGCGATTGAAAAGCAATTGAATGAAACTTATGGATTGGATAATCCATGGTATGTGCAGTATAAAGACTATTTGTTGAATATTTTAAAATTTGATTTTGGTGAATCAATGAAATACAAAGGTCGCTCAACGAATGATATGATTTTTAAATCATTCCCAATTTCATTAGCTTTAGGAGCTCAGTCGCTGTTTTTAGCAGTTGGAATGGGTGTCTTATTAGGGGTTATTTCAGCAATGTATCATAATAAATTGGGAGATTACCTTTCAACTATTATCGCAGTGTTAGGAATTTCAGTGCCGTCATTTATTTTAGCAGGGCTAATGCAATACTTTTTAGGTTTGAAATTAAACTGGTTCCCAATTAGTGGGTGGAAAGGTTTTGCCTATACGATAATGCCGTCTTTTGCGATTGCATTAGGTTATATGGGAAATGTGGCGAAAATGATGCGTTCAAGTATGTTGGAACAAAATACGTCCGAATATGTAAAACTAGCACGTGCAAAAGGCTTGTCGAAATGGACGATTGTGTTTAAGCACTCACTGCGAAATGCTTTATTGCCAGTGGTTACTTATTTAGGGCCTTTAACAGCTGGTGTCATTACAGGTAGTTTCGTTGTTGAAAATATTTTTGCGATTCCAGGTTTAGGAAAACACTTTGTGACGAGTATTAATAACCGTGACTATACAATGATTATGGGGACTACGGTCTTTTATGCAATTTTATTATTATTTGCAGTATTAATTGTCGATATTATTTACGTGCTCGTTGACCCACGAATCAAATTGGAAGGAGATGAATAA
- a CDS encoding ABC transporter permease has protein sequence MIDASEFEIVGIREDQTDVLSDKTVSFWGEVLHTFRRNKLAIFGLVVLIIVTLMAVFVPMVSPFSFSEQTKSYNTAPNFTNWFGTDNLGRDIFVRVWIGARISLFIGLAAALIDLVIGVLWGSIAGVVGGRVDNVMMRIADILTAVPYLLIVILLLVVLDKGLLPMIIALSITGWVRMARIVRGEVLSIKNQEYVLASRTLGANVWHLILKHLIPNAMGAIIVTMTLSIPSAIFTESFLSYLGLGVTPPMASWGTMASEGNEAIMTAPWRLIFPALLISITIFAFNAVGDGLRDALDPKLRK, from the coding sequence ATGATTGATGCTTCAGAGTTTGAGATAGTTGGTATTCGAGAAGACCAAACCGATGTGCTAAGCGATAAGACGGTTTCGTTTTGGGGCGAGGTGTTGCACACATTTCGTCGTAACAAATTAGCGATTTTCGGCTTAGTTGTGTTAATAATCGTTACCTTAATGGCAGTCTTTGTTCCAATGGTATCGCCATTTAGTTTTAGTGAGCAAACGAAAAGCTATAATACAGCTCCTAATTTTACCAATTGGTTTGGAACAGATAACTTAGGTAGAGATATTTTTGTCCGAGTTTGGATAGGTGCACGTATTTCCTTATTTATCGGATTGGCAGCTGCCTTGATTGATTTAGTGATTGGTGTATTGTGGGGAAGTATTGCCGGTGTCGTTGGTGGACGTGTCGATAATGTGATGATGCGTATTGCCGATATTTTAACAGCCGTTCCTTATTTATTAATTGTCATTTTATTATTAGTTGTATTGGATAAAGGACTATTACCGATGATTATTGCTTTATCAATTACCGGTTGGGTGCGAATGGCACGAATCGTTCGTGGTGAGGTTTTATCAATTAAAAATCAAGAATATGTCTTAGCCTCACGTACCTTAGGTGCTAATGTTTGGCATTTAATTTTAAAGCATTTAATTCCAAACGCAATGGGAGCGATAATTGTGACGATGACTTTATCAATTCCGTCAGCAATCTTTACGGAATCATTTTTAAGTTACTTAGGTTTAGGTGTCACACCACCAATGGCAAGTTGGGGTACTATGGCGTCAGAGGGTAATGAAGCGATTATGACAGCCCCATGGCGTTTGATTTTCCCAGCTTTACTGATTTCGATTACTATTTTTGCGTTTAATGCAGTCGGCGACGGTTTGCGTGACGCACTTGATCCAAAATTGAGAAAGTAG
- a CDS encoding ABC transporter ATP-binding protein yields MTQPLLEVKDLRISFKTFAGQVQAVRGVNFSLAEGETLAIVGESGSGKSVACNALMRLIPQPPGHYDSGQILFQGQDILKLSEKQMEDIRGNNIAMIFQDPMTALNPTMKVGKQIAEVILRHKKGISKEAAKQRAIELLAEVGIPFAERRYEQYPHEFSGGMRQRVVIAIALAAEPQLLIADEPTTALDVTIQAQILELMKEIQQKNNNSIIFITHDLGVVANIANKVAVMYAGQIVEYGTVNEIFYNPKHPYTWGLLGSMPDLENDEEEELYTIPGAPPNLINPPVGDAFAPRNRYAMKIDYEKEPPIFKVNDDHYVKSWLMAPGAPQIPVPEVIQNRINRYLQQGGAGND; encoded by the coding sequence ATGACACAACCATTATTAGAAGTAAAAGATTTGCGTATTAGCTTTAAAACCTTTGCTGGTCAAGTACAAGCAGTGCGTGGCGTGAATTTTTCATTAGCAGAGGGTGAAACACTTGCGATTGTAGGAGAGTCTGGTTCAGGTAAATCGGTTGCTTGTAATGCCTTAATGCGTTTAATTCCACAACCACCGGGACACTATGACAGTGGTCAAATCTTATTCCAAGGACAAGATATACTAAAATTAAGCGAAAAACAAATGGAAGATATTCGAGGCAATAATATCGCAATGATTTTCCAAGACCCGATGACAGCATTGAATCCAACTATGAAAGTTGGTAAGCAAATTGCTGAAGTTATCTTACGTCATAAAAAAGGTATATCAAAAGAGGCTGCTAAACAACGAGCGATTGAATTGTTGGCAGAAGTAGGTATTCCATTTGCAGAGCGTCGCTATGAACAATATCCGCATGAATTTTCTGGCGGTATGCGTCAGAGAGTGGTAATTGCGATTGCTTTAGCTGCAGAACCACAATTATTGATTGCTGATGAGCCAACAACGGCACTTGACGTAACGATTCAAGCACAAATTCTTGAATTAATGAAAGAAATTCAACAAAAAAACAATAATTCAATTATCTTCATCACGCATGACTTAGGTGTTGTAGCGAATATTGCTAATAAAGTGGCAGTTATGTATGCTGGACAAATTGTTGAATATGGAACAGTGAATGAAATTTTCTATAATCCAAAGCACCCATATACTTGGGGGTTATTAGGGTCTATGCCAGACTTAGAAAATGATGAAGAGGAAGAGTTGTATACAATCCCAGGTGCACCACCGAATTTAATCAATCCACCAGTAGGTGATGCTTTTGCACCACGCAATCGTTATGCAATGAAGATTGATTACGAAAAAGAGCCACCAATCTTTAAGGTGAATGATGACCATTATGTGAAATCATGGTTAATGGCGCCAGGAGCACCACAAATTCCAGTACCAGAAGTAATTCAAAATCGTATCAATCGTTACTTACAGCAAGGAGGGGCAGGCAATGACTAA
- a CDS encoding ABC transporter ATP-binding protein: MTKKKLLEVKNFKQYFGSPSHPIKAVDGITFDVYEGETLGLVGESGCGKSTTGRSIIGLYDITDGDIVFDGQVISGHQTPAQRKELATHLQMIFQDPYASLNPRMTAGEIIEEGFDIHGLYKDKVERRNHIGDLLEAVGLNREHANRYAHEFSGGQRQRIGIARALALKPKFIIADEPISALDVSIQAQVVNLLKKLQKERQLTYLFIAHDLSMVKYISDRIAVMYAGKILEIGPAAEIYRNPIHPYTKSLLSAVPQPDPISESVRQRIPYEHQEPTGVVDKREVTPGHFVYADEEQFKAWVG; the protein is encoded by the coding sequence ATGACTAAGAAAAAATTATTAGAAGTCAAAAATTTTAAGCAATACTTTGGTTCGCCTAGTCACCCGATTAAAGCAGTTGACGGAATTACTTTTGATGTATATGAGGGCGAAACGCTTGGGCTTGTAGGTGAATCCGGTTGTGGCAAATCAACAACTGGACGTTCGATTATTGGGTTGTACGATATTACAGACGGTGATATTGTGTTTGACGGACAAGTGATTAGTGGTCATCAAACACCGGCACAACGTAAAGAGTTAGCGACACATTTGCAGATGATTTTTCAAGACCCATACGCATCACTGAATCCACGTATGACGGCTGGAGAAATTATTGAAGAGGGTTTTGACATTCATGGCTTATATAAGGATAAGGTAGAACGTCGTAACCATATTGGTGATTTATTGGAAGCGGTAGGATTAAATAGAGAGCATGCGAACCGTTATGCACATGAGTTTTCAGGTGGGCAACGTCAACGGATTGGGATTGCTCGTGCCTTAGCACTCAAACCGAAATTCATTATTGCTGATGAGCCAATTTCAGCATTAGATGTATCCATTCAAGCACAAGTCGTGAACTTGTTGAAGAAATTGCAAAAAGAGCGTCAATTAACGTATCTATTTATTGCACATGATTTATCAATGGTGAAATATATTAGTGACCGTATCGCAGTAATGTATGCTGGAAAAATATTAGAGATTGGGCCAGCAGCTGAAATCTATCGTAATCCAATCCACCCATACACGAAGTCACTTTTATCAGCTGTACCACAACCAGACCCAATTAGTGAAAGTGTTCGTCAACGTATTCCTTATGAACATCAAGAGCCGACAGGTGTCGTAGACAAGCGTGAAGTAACACCAGGCCACTTTGTCTATGCTGATGAAGAACAGTTTAAGGCTTGGGTAGGGTAA
- a CDS encoding helix-turn-helix domain-containing protein, protein MKNSAIGSSWENVRAELFSKEEILESDMRVAIMSELIKTRNEKGISQKKLEELSGVSQPVIARMETGKTSPQLDTVLKILASLGKTLAVVSLEHEQG, encoded by the coding sequence ATGAAAAATAGTGCAATTGGTAGTAGCTGGGAAAATGTGAGAGCAGAATTATTCAGCAAAGAAGAAATTTTAGAAAGTGATATGCGAGTGGCTATCATGAGTGAGCTAATTAAAACTAGAAATGAAAAGGGTATCAGTCAAAAGAAATTAGAGGAGCTTAGTGGTGTGAGCCAGCCCGTTATTGCTAGAATGGAAACAGGCAAGACAAGCCCACAACTTGATACAGTTCTAAAAATTTTGGCAAGTCTGGGTAAGACCTTAGCAGTTGTATCATTAGAGCATGAACAAGGATAA
- a CDS encoding GntR family transcriptional regulator — protein MQFDFQGNVPLFQQVAEQIEQAILSGSFPEGEQIPSTTEVSISYQINPATVLKGMNLLVDQGILEKRRGLGTFVTQGAQAMLRKKRQQQFIDSNLPAFIKEAKTLGISAQSLVELIEKGY, from the coding sequence ATGCAATTTGATTTTCAAGGAAATGTACCATTGTTTCAACAAGTGGCTGAACAGATTGAACAAGCTATTTTAAGTGGTAGTTTTCCAGAGGGGGAACAAATTCCTTCAACAACGGAAGTGTCAATCAGCTACCAAATTAATCCGGCTACGGTGCTGAAAGGAATGAATTTATTGGTTGACCAAGGCATATTAGAAAAACGCCGTGGCTTAGGAACATTTGTCACGCAAGGTGCACAAGCGATGTTGCGAAAAAAACGGCAACAACAATTTATTGATTCGAATTTACCTGCATTTATAAAAGAAGCAAAAACACTAGGGATTTCAGCCCAATCATTGGTGGAATTAATCGAGAAAGGATATTAA
- a CDS encoding ABC transporter ATP-binding protein, with the protein MSLKIEKINKNYFRHAALIDVDCEFLPEKIYGLLGRNGAGKSTLLNIIAHRINKTSGEVTLNGDSIYSTEEARKEIYLSNDETWFDNGMRITQLMSIIQKFHPDFDVEFAQALFAEFELDPKKRFKALSTGYRSIAKLIIALSMPSKYIFLDEPVLGLDAHHRMLFNKKLIEAYERNPRTFVISTHMIEEIAYLLEEIIIIDRGMVKQQANIEQVLNAGYVLTGTASQVEPLLKTLTVVNIDQLGQLISAAVLGELPTELPVGVEVHPLGLQDYFIHTTTN; encoded by the coding sequence ATGAGTTTAAAAATTGAAAAAATTAATAAAAATTATTTTCGTCATGCTGCATTAATTGATGTTGATTGCGAATTTTTACCGGAAAAAATATATGGTTTACTTGGACGTAATGGAGCAGGAAAAAGTACATTGTTGAATATTATTGCACATCGTATTAATAAGACGAGTGGAGAAGTAACCTTGAATGGCGATTCCATTTATTCAACAGAAGAGGCTCGTAAAGAAATCTATTTATCAAATGATGAAACATGGTTTGATAACGGTATGCGTATTACACAATTGATGTCGATTATTCAAAAATTTCACCCAGACTTTGACGTTGAATTTGCACAAGCATTATTTGCAGAGTTTGAATTAGACCCTAAGAAACGATTCAAGGCATTGTCAACAGGGTATCGCAGTATTGCTAAATTAATTATTGCTTTATCAATGCCGTCGAAGTATATCTTTTTAGATGAGCCTGTGTTAGGGCTTGATGCACATCACCGAATGTTATTCAATAAGAAATTAATTGAGGCGTATGAACGTAATCCACGAACTTTTGTTATTTCAACACATATGATTGAAGAGATTGCTTATTTATTAGAAGAAATTATTATTATTGACCGAGGTATGGTGAAGCAACAAGCGAATATCGAACAGGTGTTGAATGCAGGATATGTCTTAACTGGGACAGCAAGTCAAGTTGAACCATTGCTTAAAACTTTAACGGTAGTAAATATCGACCAGTTAGGTCAATTGATTTCAGCTGCTGTACTAGGAGAGCTACCAACGGAATTGCCAGTAGGTGTTGAAGTGCACCCACTAGGATTGCAAGACTACTTTATCCATACGACAACTAACTAA
- a CDS encoding LPXTG cell wall anchor domain-containing protein — translation MQSKKVKMLLASAIALSGLAFVNPTQASAEESAVNPGLLRGGLLNLDETPDETPDTKPTETPAEEGSIINKGLLNKELPKLDGTSTEATTSESENKQFFNKLDELNKAISGETTEAPASTTTTEAPFTINKGLLNRNSPINKGLFTQKDIDALVQFLENGDVSGLDKALLNKGKLALLVDFLENGESSAINKSLLDMKKLDALVTFIESLDASVVDKSLLNQDKLNKLVAFIEGSEVAPEVAPTETEMTETTVEMTEMTETTAEMTETTVQAETTTEAKKDEAKPAETTTAQKATTEAKKVEVKKEESKKAALPNTGETTTLGALALATLSVVVGAVLVAPRFKKEN, via the coding sequence ATGCAATCAAAAAAAGTGAAAATGTTATTAGCTAGTGCAATTGCTTTATCTGGTTTAGCTTTCGTTAATCCAACTCAAGCAAGTGCTGAAGAATCAGCTGTAAATCCAGGGTTATTACGTGGAGGTTTGCTGAATTTAGATGAAACACCAGATGAAACACCAGATACAAAACCAACTGAAACACCAGCTGAAGAAGGATCAATTATAAATAAAGGCTTGTTAAATAAGGAGCTTCCAAAATTAGATGGAACATCTACTGAAGCAACTACTTCAGAAAGTGAAAACAAGCAGTTTTTTAATAAATTAGATGAATTAAATAAAGCAATTTCAGGTGAAACAACTGAAGCTCCAGCATCTACGACAACAACTGAAGCACCATTCACAATTAATAAAGGGTTACTTAATCGTAACAGCCCAATTAACAAAGGATTATTTACGCAAAAAGATATCGATGCACTTGTTCAATTCCTTGAAAATGGGGATGTTTCAGGACTTGATAAAGCTTTATTAAATAAAGGAAAATTAGCACTACTTGTAGATTTTCTTGAAAATGGTGAAAGTTCAGCAATTAACAAATCTTTATTAGATATGAAAAAATTAGATGCACTTGTAACTTTCATTGAAAGTTTAGATGCTTCTGTAGTTGATAAGAGCTTACTTAATCAAGATAAATTAAACAAATTAGTTGCGTTTATCGAAGGTTCTGAAGTGGCACCAGAAGTTGCTCCAACTGAAACAGAAATGACAGAAACAACTGTTGAAATGACAGAAATGACAGAAACAACAGCTGAAATGACAGAAACTACTGTTCAAGCAGAAACAACAACTGAAGCTAAAAAAGATGAAGCTAAACCAGCTGAAACAACAACAGCTCAAAAAGCAACAACTGAAGCTAAAAAAGTAGAAGTTAAAAAAGAAGAATCTAAAAAAGCTGCTTTACCAAACACTGGTGAAACTACTACATTAGGTGCATTGGCATTAGCTACATTGTCTGTAGTTGTTGGTGCTGTATTAGTAGCTCCACGCTTCAAAAAAGAGAACTAA
- a CDS encoding LCP family protein, whose amino-acid sequence MNFKRVILMIVLSLCFFVGKVEAKTNILLLGSDAGYESDRKEELVGSRSDAIVIATIDEESKTITFSSIPRDSLVAIPGRGEEKLTHAFAYGGKELTIQTIEEWLDVKFDHYVVANMPGFINIIDTLGGVTVKPPMTFNWWNRFFFEKDVEQKLDGEHALAYARERFTSGGDYARQARMREMLIKVREKLISENNIGKYEELFNNRYKFIDTDLNFDQIKDLYAQYFNSEYAPIEFQLAGDGYTADGLGYVDAIREDSLAELRKIIQ is encoded by the coding sequence ATGAATTTTAAGAGAGTTATTTTGATGATAGTCTTATCATTATGTTTTTTTGTAGGAAAAGTTGAGGCAAAGACAAATATATTATTACTAGGGTCTGATGCAGGGTATGAAAGTGATAGAAAAGAAGAACTTGTTGGTAGTCGGTCTGATGCCATTGTCATTGCGACAATTGATGAAGAATCGAAAACAATCACATTTTCTTCTATTCCGAGAGATTCTTTAGTTGCGATTCCTGGAAGAGGAGAAGAAAAATTAACGCACGCTTTTGCTTATGGTGGTAAAGAATTAACGATACAGACAATTGAAGAGTGGTTAGATGTGAAATTTGACCACTATGTTGTGGCAAATATGCCAGGTTTTATTAATATCATTGATACTCTTGGAGGGGTAACTGTAAAACCGCCGATGACATTTAACTGGTGGAATAGATTTTTCTTTGAAAAAGATGTTGAACAAAAGTTGGACGGAGAGCATGCATTAGCGTATGCGCGTGAACGTTTTACTTCAGGTGGCGATTATGCTCGACAAGCAAGAATGCGTGAAATGTTGATAAAAGTAAGAGAAAAATTGATTTCTGAAAATAACATTGGTAAATATGAAGAACTATTTAATAATCGTTATAAATTTATTGATACAGATTTGAATTTTGATCAAATTAAAGATTTATATGCACAATACTTTAATTCAGAGTACGCACCAATTGAGTTTCAACTTGCTGGAGACGGCTATACTGCTGACGGATTAGGCTATGTTGACGCTATTAGAGAAGACTCATTAGCAGAGCTGAGAAAAATTATTCAGTAA
- a CDS encoding glycosyltransferase family 2 protein: MNNKILSVVIPSYNCAEYLLETIPTFLDIDTSLKECIEIIIVNDGSTDYTATVGEQFEQTNPNVVRLINKENGGHGSTINTGIKVAKGKYFKVVDGDDFVDSPNFEKLIRFLLEIDVDQVVTPYVNFFEITNQRQVDGVLSVKEKQITSIDEFLKETGAIPAMHAIVYKTELLRDKGIQLYEHCFYVDMQYIVFPLQYVETVAYLNAPLYQYRLGNAGQSVSMASYVKNEKMHERVIKSLVEFINHAEMSMVKEEMVNRRIADLCATQTNIYLLNEDSKQGKEKYELLREYLKEHHAYTYNNPFGKKDKLLSKFSWLWHGLAYGYKVKVKK; the protein is encoded by the coding sequence TTGAATAACAAGATATTATCAGTTGTGATACCAAGCTACAATTGTGCAGAGTATTTATTGGAGACAATTCCTACCTTTCTAGATATTGATACTTCATTAAAAGAATGCATTGAAATTATTATTGTAAATGACGGCTCAACTGATTATACGGCTACGGTTGGAGAACAATTTGAACAGACTAATCCTAATGTCGTTCGCTTAATCAATAAAGAAAATGGTGGACATGGTTCTACGATTAATACTGGGATTAAAGTAGCAAAAGGAAAGTATTTTAAAGTTGTAGACGGTGATGATTTCGTTGATTCACCCAATTTTGAAAAGCTAATCAGATTTTTATTAGAGATTGATGTTGATCAAGTAGTGACACCATATGTTAATTTCTTTGAAATAACTAATCAGCGTCAAGTTGACGGCGTTCTTTCTGTAAAAGAAAAACAAATCACTTCGATTGATGAGTTTTTGAAAGAAACTGGGGCGATTCCTGCTATGCATGCGATTGTTTATAAAACAGAATTGCTTAGAGATAAGGGGATTCAACTGTACGAACATTGTTTCTATGTCGATATGCAGTATATCGTTTTTCCATTACAGTATGTTGAAACAGTTGCTTATTTGAATGCACCATTATATCAGTATCGTTTGGGAAATGCAGGACAAAGTGTGAGCATGGCAAGTTATGTTAAAAACGAAAAAATGCATGAACGAGTGATAAAATCATTGGTTGAGTTCATTAATCATGCTGAAATGAGTATGGTAAAAGAAGAAATGGTTAATCGTAGAATTGCGGATTTATGTGCAACGCAAACCAATATTTACTTATTGAATGAAGATTCAAAGCAAGGTAAGGAAAAATACGAATTATTGAGAGAATATTTAAAAGAACATCATGCATACACATACAATAATCCGTTTGGTAAAAAAGATAAGTTGCTATCTAAGTTTTCGTGGCTATGGCATGGATTAGCATATGGATATAAGGTCAAAGTAAAGAAATAG